A genomic segment from Campylobacter sp. MIT 12-8780 encodes:
- a CDS encoding biotin--[acetyl-CoA-carboxylase] ligase, whose protein sequence is MEIICIESIASTHLYMCEAVRNATINKNLALYALEQTGGIGSRENEWHSTKGNLHLNFCLSLEDLPQDLPLSSVSIYFSFILKELLSEQGSKIWLKWPNDLYIADKKIGGMMSARIRDFIVVGVGINIKTAPAGAGLLDIDIDLKDFIELFIKEIQKKILWKQIFSKYVIEFEKSKPFSVHHEGKKLPLKEALLYEDGSILLDNKRIYSLR, encoded by the coding sequence GTGGAGATTATTTGTATTGAAAGTATAGCTTCAACACATCTTTATATGTGTGAAGCGGTGCGAAATGCTACAATCAATAAAAACTTAGCCCTTTATGCTTTAGAGCAAACCGGAGGCATAGGCAGCAGGGAAAATGAATGGCATAGCACAAAAGGCAATTTGCACTTAAATTTTTGCTTGAGCTTAGAGGATTTACCTCAGGATTTGCCTTTATCTTCAGTAAGTATTTATTTTAGCTTTATTTTAAAAGAGCTTTTAAGCGAGCAAGGCTCAAAAATTTGGCTGAAGTGGCCAAATGATCTTTATATAGCTGATAAAAAAATCGGCGGTATGATGAGTGCAAGGATAAGAGACTTCATCGTTGTTGGTGTGGGTATAAATATCAAAACTGCTCCAGCTGGGGCTGGACTTTTGGATATAGATATTGATTTAAAGGACTTTATAGAACTTTTTATCAAAGAAATTCAAAAAAAAATTTTATGGAAGCAAATTTTTAGCAAGTATGTGATAGAATTTGAAAAATCAAAACCATTTAGCGTTCATCATGAAGGCAAAAAACTCCCTTTAAAAGAGGCTTTGCTTTATGAAGACGGAAGCATTTTACTTGACAATAAAAGGATATATAGTTTAAGATGA
- the fmt gene encoding methionyl-tRNA formyltransferase, producing the protein MSKNIVFMGTPEYAARILEELIQTGFNILTVITQQDKAVGRKQILTQSAVKTLALKHNLKVLTPKSLKDEIFQELLRKLDIDFIVVAAYGKILPKSILELAPCINLHASLLPKYRGASPIQSAILNGDEKSGVCTMLMDEGLDTGAILQSLECDIKDKNALLVFEELGELAAKLCVKTLNEFQSLHPQIQDESKASFCTKIKKEDGLIDIKEQTARDIYQQYLAFYNWPQIFLNNGLKLVEIELVSEDEKHQGAQILSLEKDAFLLACKNGVLRIKKLQEAGKKVLDARTYLNGKRLKSGDYLY; encoded by the coding sequence ATGAGTAAAAACATAGTATTTATGGGAACTCCAGAGTATGCAGCAAGGATTTTAGAAGAACTTATTCAAACCGGTTTTAATATACTAACTGTTATTACTCAGCAAGATAAGGCTGTAGGCAGAAAGCAAATTCTTACTCAAAGTGCGGTAAAAACACTTGCTTTAAAGCATAATTTAAAGGTTTTAACCCCAAAAAGTCTTAAAGATGAGATTTTTCAAGAGCTGTTAAGAAAGTTAGATATTGATTTTATCGTTGTGGCTGCATATGGAAAAATCTTGCCAAAAAGCATTTTAGAGCTTGCACCTTGTATCAATCTACACGCCTCGCTTTTACCAAAATACCGCGGGGCAAGTCCTATACAAAGTGCAATTTTAAACGGCGATGAAAAAAGCGGGGTTTGCACTATGCTTATGGACGAAGGACTTGATACAGGTGCTATTTTACAAAGCCTTGAGTGTGATATTAAAGATAAAAATGCCTTGCTTGTCTTTGAAGAGCTAGGCGAACTTGCCGCAAAGCTTTGTGTAAAAACCTTAAATGAATTTCAAAGCCTTCACCCACAAATTCAAGATGAAAGCAAGGCTAGCTTTTGCACGAAAATCAAAAAAGAAGATGGACTTATTGATATAAAAGAGCAAACAGCAAGGGATATTTATCAACAATATCTTGCCTTTTATAACTGGCCTCAAATTTTTTTAAACAATGGCTTAAAGCTCGTTGAAATAGAGCTTGTTAGCGAAGATGAAAAGCACCAAGGCGCTCAAATTTTAAGCCTAGAAAAAGATGCTTTTTTATTAGCATGTAAAAATGGAGTTTTAAGGATAAAAAAACTTCAAGAAGCTGGTAAAAAAGTGCTTGATGCAAGAACTTATCTTAATGGAAAAAGGTTGAAAAGTGGAGATTATTTGTATTGA
- a CDS encoding ParB/RepB/Spo0J family partition protein codes for MAKRSALGRGLSSILGDVDEAYSKELGLDRSRVEEISLELISANPYQPRKHFDEDALDDLAKSIQTYGLLQPIIVFKKENENYVLIAGERRFRACQRLKMPTIKALVAEVEEEKLRELALIENIQREDLNPIELANSYKDLIEHYKITQEELSNKVHKSRSQITNTLRLLQLSKDTQKLIAEGKISQGHAKIMVGLDNKDEKLLIDTILGQKLSVRDAEKIAQKMKKNETNHEIDQELNQELEKFKIKLKKLNISHKAKHEQITLYLSDLEKIKQLNKLLQ; via the coding sequence ATGGCAAAAAGAAGTGCTTTAGGTAGAGGTTTAAGCAGTATTTTAGGTGATGTTGATGAAGCTTATAGCAAAGAACTCGGACTTGATCGTAGCAGAGTTGAAGAAATCAGCCTTGAACTTATCAGCGCAAATCCTTACCAGCCAAGAAAGCATTTTGATGAAGATGCCTTAGATGATTTAGCCAAATCCATACAAACTTACGGGCTGCTTCAACCCATCATCGTTTTTAAAAAAGAAAACGAAAACTATGTTTTAATCGCTGGAGAGCGCCGTTTTAGGGCATGTCAAAGACTAAAAATGCCTACAATTAAGGCTTTGGTTGCTGAAGTAGAAGAAGAAAAATTAAGAGAACTTGCCTTAATCGAAAACATACAAAGAGAAGATTTAAATCCTATAGAACTCGCAAATTCTTACAAAGATTTAATCGAACATTATAAGATCACCCAAGAAGAGCTTTCAAATAAGGTGCATAAATCACGCTCACAGATCACAAACACTTTGAGATTGCTTCAGCTTAGTAAAGATACTCAAAAGCTTATCGCTGAAGGCAAAATTTCTCAAGGACATGCCAAAATCATGGTTGGACTTGATAATAAAGACGAGAAACTACTTATTGATACAATTTTAGGACAAAAATTAAGCGTAAGAGATGCTGAAAAAATAGCACAAAAAATGAAAAAAAATGAAACAAATCACGAAATAGATCAAGAGCTTAACCAAGAACTTGAAAAATTCAAAATCAAACTTAAAAAGCTAAATATCTCACACAAAGCAAAGCACGAACAAATCACACTTTATTTAAGCGATCTTGAAAAAATTAAACAATTAAACAAATTATTACAATAA
- a CDS encoding F0F1 ATP synthase subunit B, with translation MKKIGFALAFLPLALFAAPSGSGEYDIIPRTINFLIFAAILFYFLARPAKEFYNNRIAKIATRLEEIQNKVLESKNKKLETIKKLEDAKKEAIVAINTAKKEAELLAIKLKNDTKNDIALLEKHFEEQKVYEQRRMQKEVIAKTLNQMFSECKLKQDEILDIMLKKVS, from the coding sequence ATGAAAAAGATAGGTTTTGCATTGGCTTTTTTACCCCTTGCCCTTTTTGCTGCGCCAAGCGGAAGTGGGGAATATGATATAATTCCTCGAACAATTAACTTTTTGATCTTTGCGGCTATTTTGTTTTATTTTCTCGCTCGCCCAGCAAAAGAATTTTATAACAATAGAATCGCTAAAATCGCAACAAGACTAGAAGAAATTCAAAACAAAGTTCTAGAAAGTAAAAACAAAAAGCTTGAAACGATCAAAAAACTTGAAGATGCAAAAAAAGAAGCTATTGTGGCTATTAACACAGCTAAAAAAGAAGCCGAACTTTTAGCAATCAAACTAAAAAATGATACAAAAAATGATATAGCTTTGCTTGAAAAGCATTTTGAAGAACAAAAAGTGTATGAGCAAAGAAGAATGCAAAAAGAAGTTATTGCTAAAACTTTAAATCAAATGTTTAGCGAATGCAAACTAAAGCAAGATGAAATTTTAGATATCATGCTTAAAAAGGTGTCTTAA
- a CDS encoding F0F1 ATP synthase subunit delta produces MENLIAKKYAKAILERKDSKEFYELLSQLSPAFALPKFKMILESSEYKKGQKLEIIMSFFQSVKPSFENFIRLLTQNSRLTLIPKIVEELRKQEALKAQIYTGIVYSEQALEQNKINDLEKKLSEKFKVSIKLENQITKTQGIKISLEELGYEISFSIQSLQTKMSDYILKTL; encoded by the coding sequence ATGGAAAATCTAATTGCAAAAAAATACGCCAAAGCCATATTAGAACGAAAAGATTCTAAGGAATTTTACGAGCTTTTATCACAGCTTAGTCCAGCTTTTGCTCTACCTAAATTTAAAATGATTTTAGAATCAAGCGAATATAAAAAAGGTCAAAAGCTAGAAATTATAATGTCTTTTTTTCAAAGCGTGAAACCAAGTTTTGAAAATTTTATCCGCCTTTTAACACAAAATTCAAGACTTACACTTATCCCAAAAATAGTTGAAGAACTGCGAAAACAAGAAGCTTTGAAAGCTCAAATTTATACAGGTATAGTGTATTCTGAACAAGCTTTAGAACAAAACAAAATTAACGATTTGGAAAAAAAATTAAGCGAAAAATTTAAGGTAAGTATAAAACTAGAAAATCAAATCACTAAAACTCAAGGGATAAAAATAAGTCTTGAAGAATTAGGATATGAAATTTCTTTTTCTATACAGAGTTTGCAAACAAAAATGAGTGATTATATACTCAAAACACTATAA
- a CDS encoding F0F1 ATP synthase subunit B family protein yields MFDDVRLSIMLATFIIFLAMIIILNSLLYKPLLEFIDQRNKSIESDEKKVKQNSEEMSNFNDEFDKIKQSTREEINAIKQKALNEAKQEAEKELENKKQELEQKMQIFYAQLAQDRANFEQELKISLPAWQEALKNNLKNI; encoded by the coding sequence ATGTTTGATGATGTTCGTTTATCCATAATGCTCGCTACTTTTATCATTTTTTTGGCTATGATTATAATACTCAACAGCCTACTTTATAAGCCTTTGCTTGAATTTATTGATCAAAGAAATAAGTCTATAGAAAGCGATGAAAAAAAAGTCAAGCAAAACTCAGAAGAAATGTCAAATTTCAACGATGAATTTGATAAAATCAAACAAAGCACACGAGAAGAAATTAATGCTATAAAACAAAAAGCACTCAATGAAGCAAAGCAAGAAGCTGAAAAAGAACTTGAAAATAAAAAGCAAGAACTTGAACAAAAAATGCAAATTTTTTACGCTCAGCTTGCTCAAGATAGAGCAAATTTCGAACAAGAGTTAAAAATTAGTCTTCCAGCATGGCAAGAAGCTTTGAAGAATAATTTAAAAAATATATAA
- a CDS encoding DUF4492 domain-containing protein — MLWAIFRANSRVLKAIFEFYKQGFANLTLGKILWKIIFVKLFVIFFVFEMFVFDDNFKALYKSDEEKTHFVLKNLLQEE; from the coding sequence ATGCTTTGGGCGATATTTAGGGCAAATTCAAGAGTTCTAAAAGCTATTTTTGAGTTTTACAAACAAGGTTTTGCAAACCTTACTCTTGGAAAAATTTTGTGGAAAATCATTTTTGTCAAGCTTTTTGTTATCTTTTTTGTCTTTGAAATGTTTGTCTTTGATGATAATTTCAAAGCTTTGTATAAAAGCGATGAGGAAAAAACACATTTTGTGCTTAAAAATTTACTGCAAGAGGAGTAG
- a CDS encoding winged helix-turn-helix transcriptional regulator: protein MSKKMMKNTELLCDTLTCPVETTLSLISGKYKAVILFYLFGGKKRFNELKRLMPSVTHRTLTLQLRDLEKDKLITRKIYAQIPPKVEYKLTKLGLSLEPIIEAMRIWGVDYKGKK, encoded by the coding sequence ATGTCAAAGAAAATGATGAAAAACACAGAATTATTATGCGATACTTTAACCTGCCCTGTTGAGACAACTTTAAGCTTAATCAGTGGAAAATATAAAGCCGTGATACTTTTTTATCTTTTTGGAGGAAAAAAACGTTTTAATGAGCTTAAGCGTCTAATGCCAAGTGTTACGCACAGAACTTTAACCTTGCAACTTAGAGACTTAGAAAAAGATAAACTCATCACAAGAAAAATTTATGCTCAAATTCCACCAAAGGTTGAATACAAGCTTACCAAACTTGGTTTATCGCTTGAACCTATCATTGAAGCGATGCGAATTTGGGGTGTGGATTATAAAGGAAAAAAATGA
- a CDS encoding ParA family protein — protein sequence MSEIITIANQKGGVGKTTTAINLAASLAVAEKKVLLVDVDPQANATTGLGFNRNNYEYNIYHVFTGRKKISDIILKTELPKLDLAPSNIGLVGIEQELAKDESIERKIVLKNQLKEVVDAYDFIIIDSPPALGSITVNAFAASDSVIIPIQCEFYALEGVAMVLNTIKIIKKSINPKLKIRGFLPTMYSSQNNLSKDTVEDLKQNFKEQLFTINGDENDFIIIPRNVKLAESPSFGKPIILYDIKSPGSLAYQNLAYSILG from the coding sequence ATGAGTGAGATCATTACCATAGCCAATCAAAAAGGTGGCGTAGGCAAAACCACAACAGCGATAAATTTAGCAGCAAGTTTAGCAGTAGCCGAAAAAAAGGTGCTTTTAGTTGATGTTGATCCTCAAGCAAATGCTACAACAGGACTTGGATTTAATAGAAATAATTACGAATACAATATTTATCATGTTTTTACAGGACGCAAAAAAATCAGTGATATTATCTTAAAAACTGAACTTCCAAAACTTGATCTAGCTCCTTCAAATATAGGACTTGTAGGCATAGAACAAGAACTTGCCAAAGATGAAAGCATAGAACGTAAAATCGTGCTTAAAAATCAACTTAAAGAAGTCGTTGATGCGTATGATTTTATCATCATTGACTCTCCCCCGGCACTTGGAAGCATCACCGTGAATGCTTTTGCAGCAAGTGATAGCGTGATCATACCTATACAATGTGAATTTTATGCTCTTGAGGGCGTGGCTATGGTGCTTAATACCATTAAAATCATCAAAAAAAGTATCAATCCAAAGCTTAAAATCAGAGGCTTTTTACCGACTATGTATAGCTCTCAAAACAACCTTTCTAAGGATACAGTTGAGGACTTAAAACAAAATTTCAAAGAGCAGCTTTTTACGATTAATGGTGATGAGAATGATTTTATCATCATTCCACGCAATGTTAAATTAGCTGAAAGCCCAAGTTTTGGCAAACCTATCATACTTTATGATATCAAATCACCCGGCTCGCTTGCGTATCAAAACTTAGCGTATTCTATATTAGGATAA
- the mnmA gene encoding tRNA 2-thiouridine(34) synthase MnmA — protein MKILVAMSGGVDSTITAYTLLKQGHEVEGCYMKLHGKPGYHEENIAKVERVAKFLGIKHHILDLQEDFKKAVYMPFVNTYKEGKTPNPCAWCNRFIKLGKLLEFAKSLGCEKLATGHYARIEDGFIKVAVDESKDQSYFLASADKDALPYLIFPLGEQRKEQVKAYAASIKELQSFATQKESAEICFVEDTYVQVLEQFMDTKIPGEVLDSSGKVVGKHEGYMHYTIGKRRGFEVKGAHEPHFVLKINADKNQIVVGKKEELKIKEFELDKINLFLDAKELDCEVKIRYRSKATPCVVKIADDGSAKIELKEEVYGLASGQMAVFYDKDRVLASGFIS, from the coding sequence ATGAAAATTTTAGTCGCCATGAGCGGAGGAGTTGATAGCACCATAACCGCTTACACACTTCTTAAACAAGGGCATGAGGTTGAGGGCTGTTATATGAAACTGCATGGCAAGCCCGGTTATCATGAAGAAAATATCGCCAAAGTCGAAAGAGTAGCGAAATTTTTAGGTATAAAACACCACATTTTAGACTTACAAGAAGACTTTAAAAAGGCCGTGTATATGCCCTTTGTTAATACCTATAAAGAAGGTAAAACACCTAATCCTTGTGCGTGGTGTAACCGCTTTATCAAACTTGGTAAGCTTTTAGAATTTGCAAAAAGCTTAGGCTGTGAAAAACTTGCTACAGGACATTATGCGCGCATTGAAGATGGTTTTATAAAAGTAGCTGTTGATGAGAGCAAAGATCAAAGTTATTTTCTTGCTTCAGCTGATAAAGACGCCCTGCCTTATCTTATCTTTCCTTTAGGAGAGCAAAGAAAAGAACAAGTTAAAGCTTATGCAGCAAGCATAAAAGAGCTTCAAAGCTTTGCGACACAAAAAGAAAGTGCTGAAATTTGCTTTGTTGAGGATACTTATGTGCAGGTTTTAGAGCAATTCATGGATACAAAAATTCCCGGCGAAGTGCTTGATAGCAGCGGTAAAGTCGTAGGTAAGCATGAAGGCTATATGCACTATACTATAGGCAAAAGACGTGGTTTTGAAGTAAAGGGCGCGCATGAGCCACACTTTGTCTTAAAAATCAACGCAGATAAAAATCAAATCGTAGTCGGCAAGAAAGAAGAGCTTAAAATCAAGGAATTTGAGCTTGATAAAATCAATCTTTTCTTAGACGCAAAAGAGCTTGATTGTGAAGTAAAAATCCGCTACCGAAGTAAAGCCACGCCTTGTGTGGTAAAAATAGCAGATGATGGCAGTGCAAAAATAGAACTTAAAGAAGAAGTATATGGGCTTGCAAGCGGACAAATGGCTGTTTTTTACGATAAGGACAGAGTTCTTGCAAGTGGGTTCATATCATAA
- a CDS encoding TIGR00730 family Rossman fold protein produces MTDYINDDLEQFNSIIKLHKPITFFGSARLKKGSFYYEQAKNLAFKCVEEGFSVITGGGGGIMMGANEGAFYAKNKLGLEGEKSIGFNIFLPFEQKLNDFLGYNMTFKSLAIRKMALIEKSIAFVIFPGGYGTLDELLEVLTLKQLGFKEVPIFVVGKEFWQGFDEFVRHSLLKNEMISNDDIFQYEILDDLDLIIKKLKENDENFSRHERRS; encoded by the coding sequence ATGACAGATTATATCAATGATGATTTAGAGCAATTCAACTCTATCATAAAACTTCACAAGCCCATAACTTTCTTTGGTTCAGCGCGTCTGAAAAAAGGCAGTTTTTACTACGAGCAGGCTAAAAATTTAGCTTTTAAATGCGTTGAAGAAGGTTTTAGTGTCATTACTGGAGGAGGTGGTGGCATAATGATGGGTGCTAATGAAGGGGCATTTTATGCTAAAAACAAACTTGGCTTAGAGGGCGAAAAATCCATAGGTTTTAATATTTTTTTACCATTTGAGCAAAAGTTAAACGACTTTTTAGGATATAATATGACTTTTAAAAGCTTAGCCATTCGCAAAATGGCTCTTATTGAAAAGAGCATTGCTTTTGTGATCTTCCCCGGCGGCTATGGAACACTTGATGAGCTTCTTGAAGTGCTAACCTTAAAGCAACTTGGTTTTAAAGAAGTTCCTATTTTTGTTGTTGGGAAAGAATTTTGGCAGGGTTTTGATGAGTTTGTCAGGCATTCTTTACTTAAAAACGAAATGATTTCAAATGATGATATTTTTCAGTATGAGATACTTGACGACTTGGATTTGATTATCAAAAAATTAAAGGAAAATGATGAAAATTTTAGTCGCCATGAGCGGAGGAGTTGA
- a CDS encoding cytochrome ubiquinol oxidase subunit I produces MAELSSVDWSRAQFALTALYHFIFVPLTLGLSFILAIMETIYVKTSDEKWKKITQFWMALFAINFAIGVATGIIMEFEFGTNWANYSWFVGDIFGAPLAVEGIMAFFLEATFFAVMFFGWNKVSKGFHLLSTWCVAIGSNLSAFWILVANGWMQYPVGMAFNPDTARNEMQNFFEVALSPVAIAKFLHTIGSGFVIAALFVMGVSAWFLLKKRFISEAKKSLVVGASFGFVCSIFLFFSGDESAYRVTQTQPMKLAAMEGIYKGEHRAGLVPFGILNPNKTLGDNENVFLFGLEIPYALSILGNRDPNSFVPGIEDLVYGNSEKGVVPMQERIDNGKLALNALKNYQLAKENNDTKAMSEHRSILEKNFKDFGYGYFDDAKELVPPVALTFYSFHLMVALGSLFFLLFIVVLYLSMANNIEKFRKILWVCVFFVPLGFVAAEAGWIVAEVGRQPWAIQDLMPVGVAATNLGAVNVQISFWLFAVLFTALLVAELKIMLTYIKKGF; encoded by the coding sequence ATGGCTGAATTATCAAGTGTGGATTGGAGTAGGGCTCAGTTTGCTCTTACTGCTTTATATCATTTCATCTTTGTGCCTTTGACTTTGGGGCTAAGCTTTATTTTAGCGATTATGGAGACTATTTATGTTAAAACGAGTGATGAAAAATGGAAAAAAATCACTCAATTTTGGATGGCTTTATTTGCCATAAATTTTGCTATAGGCGTGGCTACTGGCATTATTATGGAGTTTGAGTTTGGCACGAACTGGGCAAATTATAGCTGGTTTGTGGGTGATATTTTTGGTGCGCCTTTGGCAGTTGAGGGCATAATGGCGTTTTTCTTAGAGGCGACTTTTTTTGCGGTGATGTTTTTTGGCTGGAACAAGGTTTCAAAGGGCTTTCACTTGCTTTCTACTTGGTGTGTGGCTATAGGTTCAAATTTATCAGCCTTTTGGATACTTGTGGCAAATGGTTGGATGCAATACCCTGTAGGCATGGCTTTTAATCCAGATACAGCAAGAAATGAAATGCAAAATTTCTTTGAAGTGGCTTTAAGTCCAGTTGCTATAGCTAAGTTTTTACACACTATAGGCAGTGGTTTTGTTATAGCTGCTTTGTTTGTTATGGGTGTTTCTGCGTGGTTTTTGCTTAAAAAACGTTTTATAAGCGAGGCTAAAAAAAGCCTTGTAGTAGGGGCTAGCTTTGGTTTTGTGTGTTCTATATTTTTATTTTTTAGTGGCGATGAGAGTGCGTATAGGGTAACTCAAACTCAGCCTATGAAGCTTGCGGCTATGGAAGGTATTTATAAGGGCGAGCACAGAGCTGGGCTTGTGCCTTTTGGGATTTTAAATCCAAACAAAACATTGGGCGATAATGAAAATGTCTTTTTGTTTGGCTTAGAAATTCCTTATGCGCTTTCCATCTTAGGAAATCGTGATCCAAATTCTTTTGTGCCGGGTATTGAAGACTTAGTTTATGGCAATAGTGAAAAAGGCGTGGTGCCTATGCAAGAGCGAATTGACAATGGCAAACTTGCTTTAAATGCTCTTAAAAATTATCAGCTTGCTAAAGAAAATAACGATACTAAGGCTATGAGTGAGCATAGAAGCATTTTAGAAAAGAATTTTAAAGACTTTGGCTATGGCTATTTTGATGATGCTAAAGAACTTGTGCCTCCTGTGGCACTTACCTTTTATAGCTTTCACTTAATGGTAGCTTTAGGAAGCTTATTTTTCTTGCTTTTTATCGTAGTGCTTTATCTTTCAATGGCAAATAATATAGAAAAATTCCGCAAGATTTTATGGGTTTGCGTGTTTTTTGTTCCGCTTGGTTTTGTCGCAGCTGAGGCTGGCTGGATAGTTGCTGAGGTAGGACGTCAGCCTTGGGCTATACAAGATCTCATGCCAGTTGGTGTTGCGGCTACAAATTTGGGCGCTGTAAATGTACAAATTTCATTTTGGCTTTTTGCTGTGCTTTTCACAGCCTTGCTTGTGGCTGAACTTAAAATCATGCTTACTTATATCAAAAAGGGGTTTTAA
- a CDS encoding NAD(P)H-dependent oxidoreductase yields the protein MRFLDNEKIIEFSNFRHACNSNGFDGTKKLSEKDLNTLLEVARLSPSSFGFEPWKFLVIKDKALREKLEPIVWGGVDALKNASDFIIILARKNIDMKPDGEHVRHMMQDVQKLPDEIQKIKSEFCTNFQKNNFRIFGNEKAVFDWACKQCYIALGNVMSAAALLGLDSLAIEGFDQEGVEKLLADEKLIDSTHFGVAVCLALGYRANPPKRAKTRQDFEAVVQFI from the coding sequence ATGCGTTTTTTAGACAATGAAAAAATCATTGAGTTTTCAAATTTTCGCCACGCATGCAATAGCAACGGCTTTGATGGCACAAAAAAACTCAGTGAAAAAGATTTAAACACTCTTTTAGAGGTGGCTCGTTTAAGTCCGAGTTCTTTTGGTTTTGAGCCTTGGAAATTTCTTGTGATTAAAGATAAGGCTTTAAGAGAAAAGCTTGAACCTATAGTTTGGGGTGGGGTTGATGCCTTAAAAAATGCAAGTGATTTTATCATTATCTTAGCACGAAAAAATATCGATATGAAGCCAGATGGCGAGCATGTTAGACATATGATGCAAGATGTGCAAAAATTACCTGATGAAATTCAAAAGATTAAAAGCGAATTTTGCACGAATTTCCAAAAAAATAATTTTCGTATCTTTGGTAATGAAAAGGCGGTGTTTGATTGGGCATGCAAACAATGTTATATCGCCCTTGGTAATGTAATGAGTGCAGCAGCTTTGCTTGGGCTTGATAGCCTTGCCATAGAGGGCTTTGATCAAGAAGGCGTTGAAAAGCTTTTAGCTGATGAAAAGCTCATTGATAGCACGCATTTTGGGGTAGCTGTTTGCCTTGCTTTAGGTTATAGGGCAAATCCTCCAAAACGAGCAAAAACAAGACAAGATTTTGAGGCTGTCGTGCAGTTTATTTAA